In the genome of Croceimicrobium hydrocarbonivorans, one region contains:
- a CDS encoding M48 family metallopeptidase, whose amino-acid sequence MKDLKTINTELRKKSLIAAFGLGLFFLSYLLLILFALGLAIGLTYVGVQLVIAFPRFITLLLAIAMIIVGPMIIAYLFKFLGKKAEDHKGVEIQVTEKDQPELFKLLKELTIKVNTSMPRKVFLVPEINAGVYFDSSFWSLFWPGRKNLKIGMGLLHATNRTELEFILAHEFGHFSQGSMMLGSYTYQVNQILTVLLSPDETPPKPEEYDNLGLISIGQRFGKTIIYAMSEILKGLYKLVNLSHSSLSRQMEFHADAVAASIYGPKPLKHSFNRTEFMENCFSLMGNFYNRYPGNQYSPKNLYRDLEIVKKVLCEEYAIPEHNGQPYIRPTEKFKPIKSQISFYENWNSHPEHEERIASLEALFGKQEFPKPNPETAFKILLNPTKLEEELSLEILKADAEEQSPLKDSLNAEEFEKAFKDLWKQQVYHPVFNHYYDQWNPEPFDLDLAAKTEINIEAESLFQIEIVNSIHDCLSISEDLNILAHISAKGIDVKRFRYKDRQYKRLECGKLSMELQKEQGDLVHKIAKNDQRIYSYCLEREKQLNKEPRLQEMYQNWFKFLKPQEQDQDQPLAARIMAKMAFIEQVTPYETIEKNFKNLIPLEQEFRKELAKQLENKRLCQTLGEEILESLRAYLTAKAEYFKGEKYLDDNLQLFIKALQYSLHIILPELFQNCKVDVLEYQASLLPHELCLEAEKKQKEPIPIED is encoded by the coding sequence ATGAAGGACCTTAAAACAATCAATACAGAGCTGAGAAAGAAAAGCCTCATTGCCGCTTTTGGTTTAGGCCTATTTTTCCTTTCCTATCTACTTTTAATCCTATTCGCCTTAGGCCTAGCGATTGGCCTCACTTATGTTGGCGTTCAACTGGTTATTGCATTCCCACGATTTATCACCCTGCTTTTGGCCATTGCCATGATCATAGTTGGGCCCATGATTATTGCTTACCTATTTAAATTTTTAGGCAAAAAGGCAGAAGATCACAAGGGAGTTGAAATCCAAGTGACGGAAAAGGATCAACCTGAATTATTTAAATTATTAAAGGAACTCACGATTAAGGTGAACACCTCTATGCCCAGGAAGGTATTCTTGGTGCCCGAGATAAATGCTGGGGTATATTTCGACTCCAGCTTTTGGAGCCTCTTTTGGCCAGGTCGCAAGAATTTAAAAATTGGCATGGGCCTATTGCATGCCACCAACAGAACTGAATTAGAGTTTATTCTGGCGCATGAATTCGGACATTTCTCTCAAGGTTCTATGATGCTTGGCTCCTATACCTATCAGGTAAATCAAATTTTGACGGTCTTGCTTAGTCCCGATGAAACTCCCCCTAAACCAGAAGAATATGATAATCTGGGTTTAATTAGCATTGGTCAACGCTTTGGGAAAACCATCATTTATGCCATGTCAGAAATCCTCAAGGGCCTTTATAAATTGGTAAATCTTAGTCATTCCAGTTTATCGCGCCAAATGGAGTTCCATGCCGATGCCGTAGCGGCTAGTATTTATGGACCTAAGCCCTTAAAACACTCCTTTAACCGAACAGAGTTCATGGAGAATTGCTTCAGCCTGATGGGCAATTTCTACAATCGCTATCCCGGAAATCAGTACAGTCCTAAAAATTTATATCGCGATTTAGAGATTGTAAAAAAGGTGCTCTGCGAAGAATATGCAATCCCCGAGCATAATGGTCAGCCCTATATTCGACCTACTGAAAAATTCAAACCAATTAAAAGTCAGATAAGCTTTTATGAAAACTGGAATAGCCATCCTGAACATGAAGAGCGGATCGCCAGTTTAGAAGCTCTTTTTGGAAAACAGGAATTCCCGAAGCCCAATCCAGAAACAGCTTTCAAAATTTTGCTAAACCCAACAAAACTAGAAGAAGAACTAAGTCTCGAAATCCTGAAGGCTGATGCTGAGGAACAAAGTCCACTTAAGGATTCTTTAAATGCTGAAGAATTTGAAAAGGCATTCAAGGATCTTTGGAAACAACAAGTTTACCACCCAGTTTTCAATCATTATTACGATCAATGGAATCCAGAGCCCTTTGATTTGGATCTTGCTGCAAAAACGGAAATCAACATTGAAGCCGAAAGTTTATTTCAAATCGAGATTGTAAATTCTATTCACGACTGCCTTTCTATTAGCGAAGACTTGAACATCCTCGCCCATATCTCAGCCAAGGGTATTGATGTAAAACGCTTTCGCTATAAAGATCGTCAGTATAAGCGCCTGGAATGCGGCAAGCTGAGCATGGAACTCCAAAAAGAACAGGGGGATTTAGTCCATAAAATAGCTAAAAACGATCAAAGGATTTATAGCTACTGCCTGGAGCGTGAAAAGCAATTGAACAAAGAACCACGCCTACAGGAAATGTATCAAAATTGGTTTAAGTTCTTGAAACCACAGGAACAAGATCAGGATCAACCCTTGGCAGCACGCATTATGGCCAAAATGGCTTTTATCGAACAGGTTACCCCTTACGAAACCATTGAGAAGAATTTCAAGAACTTAATCCCTCTGGAACAGGAATTCCGGAAGGAATTAGCAAAGCAGCTTGAAAACAAAAGGCTTTGTCAAACTTTAGGCGAAGAGATATTGGAAAGTTTAAGGGCCTATTTAACTGCAAAGGCAGAGTACTTTAAGGGGGAAAAATATCTTGATGATAATCTCCAACTATTCATTAAGGCTTTACAATACTCGCTGCATATTATTTTGCCTGAACTTTTCCAAAACTGCAAAGTCGATGTTTTAGAGTATCAAGCCAGCCTCTTGCCTCATGAACTTTGTTTAGAAGCTGAGAAAAAACAGAAGGAACCCATTCCCATCGAAGACTGA
- the purS gene encoding phosphoribosylformylglycinamidine synthase subunit PurS, whose translation MKFKAEINIMPHKALLDPQGKAVSNSMKNIGLPEISDVRIGKHIHLEVEADSADAARAKVDEACKKLLINPITEGYEFEVFEI comes from the coding sequence ATGAAGTTTAAAGCGGAAATCAACATCATGCCTCATAAGGCTTTATTGGATCCCCAAGGTAAAGCAGTAAGTAACTCCATGAAGAATATCGGTTTACCCGAGATCTCGGATGTTCGCATTGGTAAGCACATTCACCTAGAGGTGGAAGCCGACTCTGCAGATGCTGCTCGTGCTAAGGTGGATGAAGCCTGCAAGAAACTCTTAATTAACCCTATTACCGAGGGTTACGAGTTCGAGGTATTCGAAATTTGA
- a CDS encoding YHYH protein, producing the protein MNQIKVLSTLLSLSLLLSACSEDDDTTASNTSNCTSDIEFDDSRGDCDQSLSYSSQISISSSNGNWLISANSIPDHKVGLFGRVPGALNPNAVSPQSESYTITQNPQLSGSMVACLGPNGPQYRFGILFNGVELDPVAAEPWPHEGIMSPDVNWEWNLEALNVSIGLDCNNAHVQPSGQYHYHGKPQLYLDDLNLSTSEMKQIGFAADGFPVYYKYAYSDANDSTSAVVAMQSSYRLKSGQRPGDGESAPCGAYTGVYSNDYEYVDGLGSLDEANGRYGITPEYPDGIYYYVITDEFPAIPRYLKGSPSSSFGF; encoded by the coding sequence ATGAACCAAATCAAAGTACTTAGCACCCTTCTTAGTTTATCACTTCTTCTATCAGCCTGCTCTGAAGATGATGACACCACAGCAAGCAATACCTCCAATTGCACCTCTGATATCGAATTTGATGATAGTCGCGGTGATTGCGATCAAAGCCTTAGCTATAGCAGTCAAATAAGCATTAGCAGTTCCAATGGAAACTGGCTAATATCCGCTAATAGCATCCCCGATCATAAGGTTGGGCTATTTGGTCGAGTGCCCGGTGCCTTAAATCCTAATGCCGTATCACCTCAAAGTGAATCCTATACCATTACCCAAAACCCACAGCTAAGTGGATCTATGGTGGCTTGCCTGGGACCCAATGGCCCGCAATATCGTTTCGGAATTCTCTTCAATGGTGTAGAACTGGACCCCGTTGCAGCTGAACCCTGGCCCCATGAAGGAATAATGAGCCCTGATGTGAATTGGGAATGGAACCTCGAAGCCTTGAACGTTTCTATTGGCCTCGACTGTAATAATGCCCATGTTCAACCTAGTGGGCAATATCATTACCATGGCAAGCCTCAGCTCTACTTGGATGACTTAAACCTTAGCACTTCTGAAATGAAACAAATTGGCTTTGCAGCCGATGGCTTTCCGGTTTACTATAAATATGCCTACAGCGATGCAAATGACAGCACTTCAGCAGTGGTGGCCATGCAATCCAGCTATCGTTTAAAATCAGGTCAACGACCCGGTGATGGCGAATCAGCACCCTGCGGAGCCTATACCGGAGTATACAGCAATGATTATGAGTATGTAGATGGACTAGGCAGCCTGGATGAGGCAAATGGTCGCTACGGCATTACTCCCGAATATCCTGATGGCATTTACTACTATGTAATAACAGATGAATTCCCGGCTATCCCCCGCTATTTAAAAGGAAGTCCTTCCAGTAGTTTTGGTTTTTAG
- a CDS encoding putative type IX sorting system protein PorV2: MLAFSQGRKYSNAFLEIGVDARAMALSNAVIASTNDVNATYWNPAGLANIRNSWQASAMHAEYFASIAQYDYAAYAQAIDDYSSGGLAFIRFGVDDILNTTDLIDQDGNVDYDRITRFSAADYALIGSYARRSKTVEGLNYGGSFKLVYRQIGEFASSIGFGFDAGVQYRKGAWMFGATLRDITTTFNAWTIHEDQFGDIFNLTPNELPTENLELTIPRLLLGAGRNFKLNDRYNLHAEASADLSFGGQQNVLLGSDFVNFNPNLGLELAYRNFIFLRAGAGNIKKLQNFDSSEYFSLQPNLGIGFAYKGIHLDYALTDIASASGTLYSNIFSLRFNFETFNRS; the protein is encoded by the coding sequence ATGCTGGCCTTTTCCCAAGGTCGCAAGTATTCGAACGCCTTTTTGGAAATCGGGGTAGATGCCCGTGCCATGGCGCTTTCCAATGCCGTTATTGCATCCACAAATGATGTGAATGCCACTTATTGGAACCCAGCTGGCCTGGCCAATATTCGAAATTCCTGGCAAGCTTCGGCCATGCATGCCGAGTACTTTGCTAGCATTGCCCAGTACGATTATGCCGCTTATGCGCAAGCGATTGATGATTACAGCTCGGGAGGCCTGGCTTTTATTCGCTTTGGGGTAGATGATATCCTCAATACTACCGATCTTATTGATCAAGATGGCAATGTGGATTATGATCGCATCACCCGTTTCTCTGCGGCCGACTATGCCTTGATTGGTTCCTATGCCCGACGTTCCAAAACTGTGGAAGGCCTCAATTATGGCGGAAGTTTCAAATTAGTTTACCGTCAGATTGGTGAATTCGCCAGCTCCATTGGCTTTGGTTTTGATGCCGGTGTACAGTATCGCAAAGGGGCTTGGATGTTTGGCGCTACCCTACGCGACATCACCACCACCTTTAATGCCTGGACCATTCATGAAGATCAATTTGGCGATATCTTCAATTTAACGCCTAATGAATTGCCAACCGAAAATCTGGAGCTTACCATACCACGCTTACTCTTAGGGGCTGGTCGTAATTTTAAGCTGAACGATCGCTATAATCTGCATGCCGAAGCCAGTGCCGATTTAAGTTTCGGTGGTCAGCAAAATGTTTTATTGGGTTCCGATTTTGTAAACTTCAACCCCAATCTTGGTTTGGAGCTCGCCTACCGTAATTTCATCTTTTTACGGGCTGGGGCCGGAAACATCAAAAAGCTGCAAAACTTCGACAGTAGCGAATACTTTAGCCTGCAACCCAATTTGGGGATTGGCTTTGCCTACAAGGGGATCCATCTGGATTATGCCTTAACGGACATTGCCAGTGCATCCGGCACCTTATATTCGAATATCTTCTCTCTACGCTTTAACTTTGAGACCTTCAATAGGTCTTAA
- a CDS encoding threonine aldolase family protein — MIDLRSDTFTKPLPAMQKAMWAAEVGDDVFGEDPTINKLEAKAAEMFGMEAAVFCPSGTMTNQIAIKTHTVPGQEVICHEYSHVYNYEGGGIAFNSACQVRPLRGPKGKLEAAEVAASLQNPLDHHAATSRLVVLENTSNKGGGACYDLETIDAIREITSAKGLGLHLDGARLWNALVATGQKASDYGRRFDSISVCLSKGLGCPVGSLLLGSKDFIHEARFIRKKLGGAMRQAGYLAAAGIYALDHHIDRLAEDHEKARRLAQALEASGWVEPIETIETNILIFNLKPEKSIEQFNQHLRQAGILHIDMGQGKQRFVTHHDVSMEMTERTCAVIADLNK, encoded by the coding sequence ATGATCGATTTACGTAGCGATACCTTTACCAAGCCTTTGCCCGCCATGCAAAAAGCCATGTGGGCCGCCGAGGTGGGAGACGATGTTTTTGGAGAAGATCCCACCATCAATAAACTAGAAGCCAAGGCTGCCGAAATGTTTGGTATGGAAGCGGCAGTATTTTGCCCCTCCGGCACCATGACCAATCAAATTGCGATTAAAACGCATACCGTTCCGGGCCAAGAGGTAATCTGCCATGAATACTCCCATGTTTACAATTACGAAGGAGGAGGCATCGCCTTTAACAGTGCTTGCCAGGTGCGGCCTTTACGCGGACCCAAGGGGAAATTGGAAGCAGCGGAAGTAGCGGCTTCCCTGCAAAATCCATTGGATCACCATGCCGCTACCAGCCGATTGGTTGTTTTGGAAAACACCAGCAATAAAGGAGGAGGCGCATGCTACGATCTCGAAACCATCGATGCTATTCGAGAAATCACCTCAGCCAAGGGCCTGGGCTTACATCTTGATGGTGCCCGTTTATGGAATGCCTTAGTGGCAACTGGTCAAAAAGCCAGTGACTATGGCCGACGCTTTGACTCTATTTCTGTTTGTCTGAGTAAGGGACTAGGCTGCCCGGTAGGATCTCTATTACTAGGATCTAAAGACTTTATTCACGAAGCCCGCTTCATTCGCAAGAAACTGGGCGGCGCAATGCGACAGGCCGGCTATTTAGCAGCGGCAGGCATTTATGCTTTGGATCACCATATTGACCGATTGGCAGAAGACCATGAAAAGGCGCGTCGCTTAGCTCAGGCATTAGAAGCTTCCGGCTGGGTAGAGCCCATTGAAACTATTGAAACTAATATTCTGATTTTCAACCTAAAGCCCGAAAAGTCGATAGAGCAGTTTAATCAACATCTAAGACAGGCTGGTATTTTACATATCGATATGGGACAAGGCAAGCAACGCTTTGTAACGCATCATGATGTTAGTATGGAAATGACGGAAAGGACTTGTGCGGTAATTGCAGACTTAAACAAATAG
- a CDS encoding outer membrane beta-barrel protein gives MSVFSRLFICLLCLASFSALGQNQFKVGKIWALDGQVKSVQILDEDWKNNPRSLSIRKDSLSNVQELALEEIQGFQIGEELKYLKATVLVDHSSLVTSKLDNSPAPKFQQETVLLQVLFEGEFNLYFYQNHTLNLLFFSQGNDSIIPLSYKLYSPFGREVRENNYFRQQLNEAFSNWPEIEHKSKYLSYQRKAILQLFRDYHLQKGLSFKEYQRLKRPSPFSFSLTASSRYYQLHLNQYRAWYNTDLYFPTKLSYSFGLRTAWTLPFHNRSWEFIVEANYYKIDAQGTDVRNPGAFNERKVDFELSYEAIEFPIMIRRYWFLSPSQKIFANAGAKINYRLSGELSSEIIHPALAVYTNHSLNANIGLGYEFRNLSLELRYNAFQDLLLGEVLWRTEFSTLDLVLAYRF, from the coding sequence ATGTCTGTCTTCTCGCGTTTGTTTATTTGCTTACTGTGTTTGGCATCCTTCTCTGCATTGGGCCAAAATCAATTCAAAGTTGGAAAAATCTGGGCACTGGACGGCCAAGTAAAATCGGTGCAAATTTTAGATGAAGATTGGAAAAACAATCCTCGCAGCCTCAGTATTCGCAAAGACTCCCTTTCCAATGTTCAAGAATTAGCTTTAGAAGAAATCCAAGGCTTCCAAATCGGAGAGGAACTTAAATACCTCAAAGCGACAGTTCTGGTAGATCACTCCTCTTTAGTTACCAGTAAACTTGATAATAGTCCTGCCCCAAAGTTTCAGCAAGAAACGGTTTTACTTCAGGTTCTTTTTGAAGGGGAATTCAACCTTTACTTTTATCAAAATCATACTCTAAACCTCTTATTTTTCAGCCAGGGTAATGACAGTATAATTCCTTTAAGTTACAAGTTATACAGCCCCTTTGGCCGGGAGGTTCGAGAAAACAACTATTTCCGTCAACAATTAAATGAGGCCTTTTCCAACTGGCCAGAAATTGAGCATAAATCAAAATACCTCTCCTACCAAAGAAAGGCCATTCTTCAGCTCTTTAGAGACTATCATCTGCAAAAAGGACTTAGTTTCAAGGAATATCAAAGATTAAAGAGACCATCGCCCTTCAGCTTTAGCTTAACTGCCTCCAGCCGATACTATCAACTTCACTTAAACCAATATCGCGCCTGGTATAATACCGACCTCTATTTTCCTACTAAGCTCAGTTATAGTTTCGGGCTAAGAACCGCCTGGACTCTTCCTTTTCACAACCGGTCATGGGAATTCATAGTTGAGGCGAACTACTACAAAATTGATGCTCAGGGAACAGACGTGCGCAATCCCGGTGCCTTTAATGAAAGAAAGGTAGACTTTGAGCTGAGCTATGAAGCCATTGAATTTCCAATCATGATTAGACGGTACTGGTTCCTTAGTCCCTCCCAAAAAATCTTTGCTAATGCCGGGGCTAAAATCAATTATCGATTAAGCGGGGAGCTGAGCAGTGAAATAATACATCCTGCCCTAGCTGTGTATACCAACCACAGTTTAAATGCTAATATTGGCCTGGGCTATGAGTTCCGCAATCTATCTCTGGAACTGCGCTATAACGCTTTCCAAGATCTTCTACTTGGAGAGGTATTATGGAGAACAGAATTTAGCACTCTGGACCTGGTCCTGGCCTATCGATTTTAA
- a CDS encoding CDP-alcohol phosphatidyltransferase family protein, whose protein sequence is MFKRNLPNMLTLANLASGVLAIIALFEGRWDLILWFLGASLVFDFLDGLVARALGVHSELGLQLDSMADLISFGLAPGIALFHTFQEAGRSGEPLPDFLPYLALLVPIFSALRLAKFNLDDRQEEFFIGLPTPSNAILLYSLCLWAQTTSNPTTEAILLHPFFLTALSIISSLLLVAELPLMSFKIKDWSWKANRSRIILVLGIVVLFALLRFRALAFIIPLYLLISLLFKPGKRA, encoded by the coding sequence ATGTTTAAAAGGAATCTTCCAAATATGCTCACTTTGGCCAATTTGGCCAGTGGCGTGCTGGCAATAATTGCCCTCTTCGAAGGCCGATGGGATTTGATCCTTTGGTTTTTGGGAGCTTCATTGGTTTTTGATTTTCTAGATGGCTTGGTCGCCAGAGCGCTAGGGGTGCATTCCGAATTAGGATTGCAACTCGATTCCATGGCCGATCTGATTAGCTTTGGTTTGGCTCCGGGTATTGCCCTCTTTCACACCTTTCAGGAAGCCGGTCGCAGTGGAGAGCCTTTGCCCGACTTTTTACCCTATTTAGCTTTGCTGGTGCCCATTTTCTCCGCCCTACGTTTGGCGAAGTTTAATTTGGACGATCGGCAGGAAGAGTTTTTTATTGGTTTACCCACGCCCTCCAATGCCATTTTGCTCTATTCCCTTTGCCTTTGGGCCCAAACTACCAGCAATCCCACCACCGAAGCCATTTTGTTACATCCCTTTTTCTTAACGGCTTTAAGCATCATTAGCTCCTTACTTTTGGTAGCCGAGCTTCCGCTGATGTCTTTCAAAATAAAGGACTGGTCCTGGAAGGCCAATCGCTCGCGAATAATCCTGGTTTTAGGGATCGTTGTGCTTTTTGCGCTTTTACGTTTTAGGGCATTGGCCTTTATTATACCTTTGTACCTTCTAATTTCACTCCTATTTAAGCCCGGTAAAAGGGCCTAA
- a CDS encoding acyl carrier protein phosphodiesterase yields the protein MNFLAHLALSDNDPEIMIGNSIADFTRRKFYDQYSEGIRKGIELHHFIDEFTDSHAIVGEMLEAWRPAQGKYAGVVNDIVMDHFLARSFNSWTGENLEAFAQKAYDLFRDYWSVLPERAQHTFTYMERGNWLKNYQHRHGLESSLNGMSRRAQNENRMAHAVVQLDRQEDFFKERFENFFPELQKAVQDQL from the coding sequence ATGAACTTTTTAGCGCATTTGGCCCTCAGTGATAATGATCCGGAAATTATGATTGGTAATTCCATTGCTGATTTTACCCGCCGTAAGTTTTACGATCAATATTCGGAAGGGATTCGCAAGGGGATCGAATTGCATCATTTTATTGATGAGTTTACCGATAGTCATGCGATAGTTGGTGAAATGCTCGAAGCCTGGCGACCCGCCCAGGGTAAGTATGCCGGAGTGGTGAATGATATCGTAATGGATCATTTTTTGGCCCGTAGTTTCAATAGCTGGACTGGTGAGAACCTGGAGGCCTTTGCTCAGAAGGCTTATGATTTGTTCCGGGATTATTGGTCGGTATTACCCGAGCGTGCTCAGCATACTTTTACCTATATGGAACGCGGTAATTGGTTGAAGAACTACCAGCATCGTCATGGTTTGGAGAGCAGTTTAAATGGCATGTCGCGCAGAGCTCAAAATGAAAATCGCATGGCCCATGCGGTGGTTCAGCTCGATCGACAAGAGGATTTCTTTAAGGAGCGATTCGAAAATTTTTTCCCGGAACTGCAAAAGGCAGTGCAAGATCAGTTGTGA
- a CDS encoding T9SS type A sorting domain-containing protein, producing the protein MRRTLLLFLGLISSSILAQNVISPRVYNAVQVDGHLSAGEWDLQDYVGIDITPNVYSKAYYQYDDQYLYFAFTDHLGPQFRFPEVLLDLNLDRDTAFAADDWWFHVSATDCENQGAYGVYDSCQEVRPNWIGIPNANAAFYPDTFEMAIPWSMLNFYPQAGDSIGIAFVNTNTTFEWFHWPLMADHYRPDTWGTMIFTSSLAREELSTQSWQVYPQPAKDQVQIENWLPEMGDLELLDLHGRLLKVFRQAEGSTLHLDLSPGMYLLRSTESSQSQYLIIH; encoded by the coding sequence ATGCGAAGAACACTACTCCTATTTCTAGGGCTTATTTCGAGCTCTATACTAGCTCAAAATGTAATAAGCCCCCGAGTTTATAATGCGGTGCAAGTAGACGGTCATTTAAGTGCCGGCGAATGGGATCTGCAAGATTATGTGGGTATTGATATTACGCCCAATGTTTATTCAAAAGCCTATTATCAATATGATGATCAGTATTTATATTTCGCTTTTACAGATCATTTAGGACCGCAATTTCGCTTCCCGGAAGTGCTTTTAGATTTGAATTTGGATCGAGATACGGCTTTTGCGGCAGATGATTGGTGGTTCCATGTATCGGCCACTGATTGCGAAAATCAAGGGGCTTATGGGGTCTATGATTCTTGCCAGGAGGTTCGTCCCAATTGGATTGGAATACCTAATGCCAATGCAGCTTTTTATCCAGATACTTTTGAAATGGCGATTCCTTGGTCTATGTTAAATTTTTATCCTCAAGCAGGAGATAGTATTGGAATTGCCTTCGTGAATACCAATACCACATTTGAATGGTTTCATTGGCCTTTAATGGCAGATCATTATCGGCCTGATACCTGGGGTACCATGATTTTTACCAGCAGCTTGGCTCGTGAAGAATTAAGTACTCAGTCCTGGCAAGTTTATCCTCAGCCCGCTAAGGATCAAGTGCAAATTGAGAACTGGCTGCCAGAAATGGGTGATTTAGAATTGTTGGATCTGCATGGAAGACTGCTCAAGGTTTTTAGGCAAGCAGAGGGAAGTACCTTGCATTTGGATTTAAGTCCGGGCATGTATTTGCTCCGCTCTACAGAAAGTTCCCAATCGCAGTATTTAATTATTCACTAA
- a CDS encoding transporter family protein produces MKFKIGLSILLLSVSWLRSAACDVCSCGSMAFGMGDFTNQGRSLINFNYQLKSFQGPLSQDYFHQLQISGIWALSNNWQVKLSLPWMYAEREINDDGSRAELNGPGDLSLSLQKKVWSWMGNESSHSLYLSAGIQAPTGKFEDRPIESLIAPSFQRGSASWDFLFSLQYEYGWKDYLLVYQAAHAQNTTNHYEYRFGDQWLNSLKAARNFEWGSKGLSMFYLSLDHQYLMRDVNKRGYYQFGTGGSAWLAGLGYQYSSSKWSLTGQYQFPGFAQIGDYQSGNQISLSFNYFL; encoded by the coding sequence ATGAAATTCAAAATTGGGCTCAGCATCCTTTTGTTGAGCGTATCCTGGCTGCGCAGTGCGGCCTGCGATGTTTGCAGCTGTGGTAGCATGGCTTTTGGCATGGGCGATTTCACCAATCAAGGTCGCAGTCTTATTAATTTCAATTATCAGCTTAAAAGCTTTCAAGGGCCTTTAAGTCAGGACTATTTCCATCAATTGCAAATCAGTGGTATTTGGGCTCTTTCCAATAATTGGCAAGTAAAACTGAGCCTGCCCTGGATGTACGCAGAGCGAGAGATTAATGATGATGGCAGTCGCGCCGAACTCAATGGCCCTGGCGATTTAAGCTTAAGCCTGCAAAAGAAAGTTTGGTCATGGATGGGCAATGAAAGCAGTCATAGTCTATATCTCTCTGCCGGTATCCAAGCTCCCACGGGAAAATTTGAAGACCGCCCTATTGAAAGTTTGATTGCCCCCAGCTTTCAGCGTGGCAGTGCCAGTTGGGACTTTCTTTTTAGCCTGCAATATGAATATGGCTGGAAGGATTATTTGCTGGTTTATCAAGCGGCCCATGCGCAGAATACCACCAATCACTATGAATATCGTTTTGGTGACCAATGGCTCAATTCCTTAAAAGCGGCCCGTAACTTCGAATGGGGTAGCAAAGGTTTATCGATGTTTTACCTCAGCCTCGACCATCAATATCTGATGCGCGATGTAAACAAGCGAGGTTATTATCAATTTGGAACGGGGGGCAGTGCCTGGTTGGCCGGATTGGGATATCAATACAGTAGTTCCAAATGGTCATTAACGGGCCAATATCAATTCCCGGGATTTGCTCAGATTGGCGACTATCAAAGTGGTAATCAGATCAGCCTAAGCTTCAATTACTTTTTATGA